Proteins co-encoded in one Quercus robur chromosome 8, dhQueRobu3.1, whole genome shotgun sequence genomic window:
- the LOC126696921 gene encoding beta-amylase 2, chloroplastic: protein MAISSIQFLHSLRPFNASFTTTPTTASSSKNTKTPRVSLGFRSSVNFNLCSLSSGFFVSSSARSRAWALARDRGEKTEDYHPVTDSVDDDQVVSTPQKLQERDFTDTPYVPIYVMLPLGVVSMNCELVDPEGLVDQLRILKSVNVDGIMIDCWWGIVEANAPQVYNWSGYRRLFQIVRDLKLKLQVVMSFHECGGNVGDDVHIPLPRWVTEIGHSNPDIYFTDRDGRRNSDCLSWGIDKERVLKGRTAVEVYFDYMRSFRVEFDEFFEDKIISEIEVGLGPCGELRYPSYTAKHGWKYPGIGEFQCYDKYLMKSLTKAAEARGHLNWARGPDNAGSYNSTPHETGFFCDGGEYDSYYGKFFLNWYSQVLVDHGNRVLALANLAFEGTCIASKLSGIHWWYKTASHAAELTAGFYNPANRDGYAPIAAMLKKHGAALNFTCVELRTLDQHEDFPEALADPEGLVWQVLNAAWDVCIPVASENALPCYDREGYNKILENAKPRNDPDGRHLSAFTYLRLSPVLMESHNFMELERFVKRMHGKAVSDLQANSNKKQTKLQGIDDQVAA from the exons ATGGCGATTTCGTCGATTCAGTTCCTCCATAGCCTCAGACCTTTCAATGCATCTTTTACTACTACTCCAACAACAGCTTCGTCGTCGAAAAACACTAAAACTCCGAGAGTTTCCTTAGGGTTTCGGAGCTCGGTGAACTTCAATTTGTGCAGCTTGAGCTCGGGTTTCTTTGTATCGTCTAGCGCTCGTTCTCGAGCTTGGGCCTTGGCGAGAGACAGAGGAGAGAAAACTGAGGATTATCATCCTGTCACTGATTCTGTTGACGACGATCAG GTTGTAAGCACACCGCAAAAGTTGCAGGAGCGTGACTTTACTGACACTCCTTATGTTCCCATATATGTGATGCTACCC CTGGGTGTCGTAAGTATGAATTGCGAGTTGGTTGATCCAGAAGGTCTTGTGGATCAGCTAAGGATCTTGAAGTCAGTTAACGTTGATGGTATTATGATTGATTGCTGGTGGGGAATCGTAGAGGCAAATGCTCCCCAGGTATATAATTGGAGTGGCTACAGAAGACTCTTTCAGATTGTGCGTGACCTGAAGCTCAAGTTACAG GTTGTAATGTCATTTCATGAATGTGGAGGTAATGTTGGTGATGATGTACATATCCCACTCCCTCGTTGGGTAACAGAAATTGGTCACAGCAATCCTGACATATATTTCACTGATAGAGACGGAAGGCGCAATTCTGATTGCCTCTCATGGGGAATTGATAAGGAACGGGTTTTAAAAGGCCGAACTGCCGTTGAG GTTTACTTTGACTACATGAGAAGCTTTCGGGTAGAATTTGACGAGTTTTTTGAGGACAAAATCATCTCTGAAATTGAAGTTGGACTAGGACCATGTGGAGAGCTAAGGTATCCTTCCTATACTGCAAAGCATGGTTGGAAATATCCTGGTATCGGTGAATTTCAG TGTTATGATAAATACTTGATGAAGAGTCTTACAAAAGCAGCAGAAGCAAGGGGACACTTAAATTGGGCCAGAGGACCGGATAATGCAGGTTCTTATAATTCCACTCCACATGAAACTGGTTTCTTTTGCGATGGAGGTGAATATGATAGCTATTATGGCAAATTCTTCCTGAACTGGTACTCTCAAGTATTGGTTGATCATGGCAATCGTGTACTTGCGCTAGCCAATTTAGCTTTTGAAGGCACTTGCATTGCTTCTAAG CTATCAGGTATACATTGGTGGTACAAGACAGCCAGCCATGCTGCTGAGCTGACTGCTGGGTTTTACAACCCTGCAAATCGTGATGGTTATGCTCCAATTGCAGCAATGTTAAAAAAGCATGGGGCTGCTCTTAACTTCACTTGCGTTGAGTTGCGCACATTAGATCAGCACGAGGACTTTCCAGAAGCACTTGCTGACCCAGAGGGATTAGTTTGGCAG GTGCTAAATGCTGCATGGGATGTCTGCATTCCAGTTGCTAGTGAGAATGCTCTGCCTTGCTATGATAGAGAGGGCTACAATAAAATACTGGAAAATGCCAAACCCCGGAATGATCCAGATGGGAGGCATTTATCTGCCTTCACCTACCTCAGGCTCAGCCCAGTTCTCATGGAGAGCCACAACTTCATGGAGCTTGAACGATTTGTTAAGCGAATGCACG GGAAAGCAGTTTCTGATCTTCAAGctaattcaaacaaaaaacaaactaaaCTTCAAGGTATAGATGACCAAGTTGCTGCTTAG